A portion of the Calothrix sp. 336/3 genome contains these proteins:
- a CDS encoding Gfo/Idh/MocA family protein produces the protein MLRVAVIGTGFGQKVHIPAFQSHPGTEILAVYHRELETAKKIASKYNIPCFSDSLTEILALPELDAVSISTPPFTHYEMAKQVLESGKHLLLEKPVTLNVQEAQELYLLAQAKKLVATVDFEFRFVPAWLLFQELLSQGYVGDRRLIRIDWLGASRADASRPWNWYSQKALGGGALGSLGSHAFDYIYWLFGAVSRLSAHFSTAIPQRPDAQTGALKSVDSDDTCMLMLELADGTPCQLTISSVVHAPRPHWIEVYGDRGTLVLGSENQKDYIHGFRVWAAPPGKPLSEIEIPPRLLFPENHSDGRVSAFLRVVDNWVEAINNGREIIPSLRDGVYSQLLMDLAHNSHEHSSWVKIPNLDTFLN, from the coding sequence ATGCTTCGTGTCGCAGTTATTGGTACAGGTTTTGGGCAAAAAGTACATATTCCTGCCTTCCAATCCCATCCCGGAACAGAAATCTTAGCTGTATATCACCGTGAATTAGAGACAGCAAAAAAAATAGCCAGTAAGTATAATATTCCTTGTTTTAGTGATAGTTTGACGGAGATTCTGGCATTACCGGAATTAGATGCGGTGAGTATTTCCACCCCCCCATTCACCCATTACGAGATGGCAAAGCAAGTCTTAGAATCAGGGAAGCATTTATTGTTGGAAAAACCAGTAACTTTAAATGTTCAAGAAGCCCAGGAATTATACCTACTTGCCCAGGCAAAAAAATTAGTAGCTACTGTTGATTTTGAGTTTCGTTTTGTGCCAGCTTGGCTATTATTTCAAGAATTACTATCCCAGGGATATGTAGGCGATCGCCGCTTAATTAGAATTGACTGGTTAGGTGCTTCCCGTGCAGATGCCAGTCGTCCCTGGAACTGGTATTCTCAAAAAGCATTGGGTGGGGGTGCATTGGGTTCCCTCGGTTCCCATGCTTTTGATTATATTTATTGGCTATTTGGTGCTGTCAGTCGCTTGAGTGCCCATTTTAGCACTGCCATTCCCCAACGACCCGATGCCCAGACGGGAGCATTAAAATCTGTAGATAGTGATGATACTTGTATGTTAATGCTGGAGTTGGCAGATGGTACACCCTGTCAATTAACCATTAGCTCTGTAGTTCATGCACCACGTCCCCATTGGATTGAAGTATATGGCGATCGCGGTACTCTAGTTCTGGGTAGTGAGAACCAAAAAGACTACATTCACGGCTTCCGTGTTTGGGCTGCTCCACCTGGTAAACCCCTGAGCGAAATTGAAATTCCCCCCAGATTATTATTCCCGGAAAACCATAGTGATGGTAGGGTTTCAGCATTTTTGAGGGTTGTTGATAATTGGGTGGAAGCAATCAATAATGGTAGAGAAATTATTCCTTCCCTGCGGGATGGTGTGTATTCTCAGCTACTCATGGACTTAGCACACAATTCCCATGAGCATTCTTCCTGGGTAAAAATCCCCAATTTAGACACCTTTCTCAACTAA
- a CDS encoding DUF4870 domain-containing protein codes for MREKNNQQIRTWAMLCHLSGLCWIPLAALIWFGIPIYLPFLNILAPLIVWNWKKHQDQWIDFQGKESLNFQLSLTVYTLIVVIISLFLVATTCGAAFTSYVTSKEMTTIFDTLIKTLFVIGGFIFVLQLSVISFAAIKAYNGKYFRYPLTIRFLR; via the coding sequence ATGAGAGAAAAAAACAACCAGCAAATACGCACCTGGGCAATGCTGTGTCATCTCTCTGGACTTTGTTGGATACCCCTAGCAGCTTTAATCTGGTTTGGGATTCCTATTTATTTACCCTTCTTGAATATTCTCGCGCCCTTAATAGTTTGGAATTGGAAAAAACATCAAGACCAATGGATTGATTTTCAAGGAAAAGAATCTTTAAACTTTCAACTATCACTCACAGTATATACTCTGATTGTGGTGATTATTTCTCTATTTCTTGTTGCCACAACTTGCGGTGCAGCTTTCACTAGTTATGTGACAAGTAAAGAAATGACAACAATTTTTGATACACTAATTAAAACTTTGTTTGTGATTGGTGGGTTCATTTTTGTCTTGCAATTAAGCGTTATTAGTTTTGCCGCCATTAAAGCTTACAATGGTAAGTATTTTCGTTACCCTTTAACAATTCGGTTTTTGCGATAA
- a CDS encoding terpene synthase: MQKLFFPELYSPFPYQVNKHVDVLADYAIEWILRFNLLTDELAYQRFLKSKFALLMSGAHPYCDLEELKIAHDWISWILMWDDQCDMSEIGEQPLLIKSFHKRFLEVLKGAEVTTKDVPLSHALHDLRERMLPMTNQKWFDGFVKTVEDYLNGMLQEAINRTNKIVPDVEGYIKLRQLTGAMEPLIELIEFCDHLQISDEARNSNYLKELKIMTNNIVCWCNDIFSAPREIASNEVHSLVLVLHHKHKLSFDESMQTTAKMHDQQVNSMIALEKYPPNFGVLVDAEVLKYVNGMHHWISSSMNWYSHTARYHTTEKLDVVIS, translated from the coding sequence ATGCAAAAACTTTTCTTCCCAGAATTATACTCACCCTTCCCATATCAAGTTAATAAACATGTTGATGTTTTAGCTGACTATGCCATTGAATGGATTTTACGTTTCAATTTGCTGACAGATGAATTAGCATATCAGCGTTTCTTAAAATCTAAGTTTGCGTTACTAATGTCAGGGGCACATCCCTATTGTGATCTAGAAGAATTAAAGATTGCTCATGATTGGATTAGTTGGATACTAATGTGGGACGATCAGTGTGATATGTCTGAAATAGGCGAACAACCATTGTTGATAAAATCTTTCCATAAAAGATTCCTTGAGGTGTTAAAAGGTGCAGAAGTTACAACTAAAGATGTACCCCTTTCCCATGCTTTACATGATTTAAGGGAAAGAATGCTTCCAATGACAAACCAAAAATGGTTTGATGGTTTTGTGAAGACGGTTGAAGACTACTTGAATGGTATGCTTCAAGAAGCTATAAATCGTACTAATAAAATTGTCCCAGATGTTGAAGGCTATATCAAATTACGCCAATTAACAGGGGCTATGGAACCCCTAATTGAGTTAATAGAATTTTGCGATCACTTACAAATCTCTGATGAAGCTAGAAATAGTAATTACCTCAAAGAACTCAAAATTATGACAAATAATATTGTTTGCTGGTGTAATGATATTTTTTCTGCACCTAGAGAGATTGCAAGCAATGAAGTTCATAGCTTAGTACTAGTGTTACACCATAAACATAAACTCAGCTTTGATGAGTCTATGCAAACAACTGCTAAGATGCATGATCAGCAAGTAAACTCGATGATTGCTTTAGAAAAATACCCACCAAATTTTGGAGTTTTAGTAGATGCAGAAGTACTAAAATATGTTAATGGAATGCATCATTGGATAAGTAGTAGTATGAATTGGTATTCTCATACTGCTCGGTATCATACTACAGAAAAGCTAGATGTCGTTATTTCTTAA
- a CDS encoding NAD(P)/FAD-dependent oxidoreductase has protein sequence MKPIKKVCVIGAGVSGLVAAKTFLEEDYDVTIFEKQNDLGGVWEKSKRYLGLGLQSTKDTYAFSDYPMPESYPEWPSGEQVKNYLQSYAQYFGILERIQFNSQVIKLEKINHTSSGWVVRTLCLDIEIGQRIENNYFFDLVLVCNGTFNIPNKPLISGANEFINSGGKILHSTEVNEISLLTNKQVVIVGLGRSATDIANLAANVAKKCTLVFRNPSWKIPKFFFGFINFKYILLARWSETFIPYHSLQGIEKILHTYGKYIVSLFWQALQQSLCIQFGLYNSNLLPDKSLQTSFNCNANLASEGFYKNVNSSKITTYKSTITKLSPNTIELNDGKIISADTLIFATGFCQNISFLEDYYRTLIVDNNGNFNLYRNLIHPDIPDIGFVGYNSSFFCPITSEIGSWWLRDYFKGNLNLPSKEDIYREMEAEFYWRQRNWRYGKYNGTCVAPFSFHYIEQLMKDMGLQIYDSGWKNFKHFFAPINFSHYRKVWQKSQVNKHLSSEQKEINKEYTKSI, from the coding sequence ATGAAACCTATTAAAAAAGTTTGTGTAATTGGAGCTGGAGTTAGCGGTTTAGTAGCTGCCAAAACTTTCTTGGAAGAAGATTACGATGTAACTATTTTTGAAAAACAAAATGATTTAGGTGGTGTTTGGGAAAAATCAAAAAGATATTTAGGATTAGGTCTTCAAAGTACTAAAGATACCTATGCTTTTTCCGACTATCCCATGCCCGAATCATATCCAGAATGGCCAAGTGGTGAGCAAGTTAAAAATTATTTACAATCCTATGCTCAGTATTTTGGAATTCTAGAGAGAATTCAATTTAACTCACAGGTTATTAAACTCGAAAAGATAAATCATACTAGTTCAGGTTGGGTTGTCAGAACTTTATGCTTAGATATTGAGATTGGACAAAGAATAGAGAATAATTATTTCTTTGACTTGGTTCTAGTCTGTAATGGAACATTTAATATTCCTAATAAACCCCTTATCTCAGGTGCTAATGAGTTTATCAATTCTGGAGGGAAAATACTACATTCCACAGAAGTGAATGAAATATCTTTACTAACGAATAAACAAGTTGTCATTGTCGGTTTAGGTAGATCAGCTACAGATATAGCTAATTTGGCTGCAAATGTAGCAAAAAAATGTACTTTAGTTTTTCGTAATCCTTCATGGAAAATACCTAAATTTTTCTTTGGTTTTATTAATTTTAAATATATTCTTTTAGCAAGATGGTCTGAAACTTTCATCCCTTACCATAGTTTGCAAGGAATAGAAAAAATATTACATACTTATGGGAAGTATATAGTATCATTATTTTGGCAAGCACTTCAACAGTCACTGTGTATACAATTTGGCTTATATAATTCTAATTTATTACCAGATAAATCTTTGCAAACATCTTTCAATTGTAATGCAAATTTGGCTTCTGAGGGTTTTTATAAAAATGTTAATTCTAGTAAAATAACTACTTATAAATCAACTATTACAAAATTATCTCCCAATACAATAGAATTAAATGATGGCAAAATAATATCAGCAGATACACTGATTTTTGCAACAGGATTTTGCCAAAATATTTCGTTTTTGGAAGATTATTACCGTACCTTGATTGTAGATAACAATGGTAATTTTAATTTGTATCGAAATTTAATTCATCCTGATATACCTGATATAGGTTTTGTTGGATACAATTCTAGCTTTTTTTGCCCAATTACATCAGAAATCGGCTCTTGGTGGTTAAGAGATTACTTTAAAGGCAATTTAAATTTACCTTCCAAAGAAGATATTTACCGAGAAATGGAAGCTGAGTTCTATTGGAGACAAAGAAACTGGCGTTATGGAAAATATAATGGAACTTGTGTTGCCCCATTTAGCTTTCATTATATTGAACAATTGATGAAAGATATGGGTTTACAAATATATGATTCTGGATGGAAGAACTTTAAGCATTTTTTTGCGCCAATAAATTTTTCTCATTACAGAAAAGTATGGCAGAAATCTCAAGTAAACAAACACCTATCTTCAGAGCAAAAGGAGATTAATAAGGAATATACCAAGAGCATATAA
- a CDS encoding DUF4336 domain-containing protein: MTEEAGIFQNQDFSWFFWFTLPIYPFSKRRTLRKEVVKDTIWTFDQVQGIFYVVVPIRMTVVKLYGGGLFVYAPVAPTAECIHLVKELVAEHGDVKYIVLPTISGLEHKVFVGPFARHFPQAKVFIAPNQWSFPLNLPLSWLGLPSQRTQVLPDDSQQAPFGEEFDYEILEAIDLNLGKFSEVAFFHRRSRTLLVTDSVVAIPEAAPAIIQLEPYPLLFHAKDSATDIIPDNQANRCKGWQRIALFSMYFRPSVLEIKRWSQVFRDAFQAGDRSPKAYFGLYPFQWQPNWERAFADLRGNGRLFVAPILQALILNRAPQETLNWVEKVAKWDFQRIIPCHLDSPLNATPQEFRQAFSFLEREATIGKLPYHALPEEEFKILRQIDAGLSRSGIVPPSKL; encoded by the coding sequence GTGACTGAGGAAGCAGGAATTTTTCAAAATCAGGACTTTTCATGGTTTTTTTGGTTCACCTTACCGATTTATCCCTTTAGTAAACGGCGAACTCTTCGCAAGGAAGTAGTAAAAGATACGATTTGGACTTTTGACCAAGTTCAAGGCATATTTTATGTAGTAGTTCCGATTCGGATGACTGTTGTGAAGCTGTATGGGGGAGGTTTGTTTGTCTATGCACCCGTTGCACCCACAGCTGAATGTATTCACCTAGTCAAGGAATTAGTGGCAGAGCATGGAGATGTAAAATACATAGTTTTACCAACTATTTCTGGCTTAGAGCATAAAGTTTTTGTCGGTCCCTTTGCCAGACATTTTCCCCAAGCAAAGGTATTTATTGCCCCTAATCAGTGGAGTTTTCCCCTCAATTTGCCCTTGAGTTGGTTGGGTTTACCGAGTCAACGTACCCAGGTGCTACCAGATGATAGTCAGCAAGCACCCTTTGGGGAGGAATTTGATTATGAAATTTTAGAGGCGATTGACTTGAATTTAGGAAAATTTTCTGAGGTGGCATTTTTCCACAGGCGATCGCGCACCTTACTAGTCACAGATTCAGTTGTGGCAATTCCCGAAGCAGCTCCTGCAATTATTCAGCTAGAACCCTATCCCCTACTATTTCATGCTAAGGATAGCGCCACGGATATTATTCCAGATAATCAAGCAAATCGCTGTAAGGGATGGCAAAGAATAGCTTTATTTTCCATGTATTTTCGCCCCAGTGTTTTGGAAATTAAGCGATGGAGTCAAGTATTTCGAGATGCATTTCAAGCTGGCGATCGCTCCCCTAAGGCATATTTTGGTTTGTATCCTTTCCAATGGCAACCAAACTGGGAAAGAGCGTTTGCGGATTTACGGGGAAATGGTAGGCTATTTGTTGCTCCCATCCTCCAAGCATTAATTCTCAACCGTGCCCCTCAAGAAACCCTCAACTGGGTGGAAAAAGTTGCAAAATGGGACTTTCAACGGATTATTCCCTGTCATCTCGATTCACCTCTCAACGCCACACCTCAAGAATTTCGGCAAGCATTTTCTTTTTTGGAAAGGGAAGCGACTATCGGAAAATTGCCTTACCATGCTTTGCCAGAGGAAGAATTTAAAATTTTGCGACAAATCGATGCGGGGTTGTCTAGAAGTGGTATTGTACCACCCTCTAAATTGTGA
- a CDS encoding ATP-binding sensor histidine kinase — protein MLVPTDKLNILPGYNFVEKLYSGIKTVVCRAIRKEDNQSVIIKLMRSEYPTFSEIVQFRNQYTITKNIDIPGVVKSYALETYGNGYAIIMEDFRGISLLNYMATLSQSMHTRELSIQDFLPIAIQIIQILGQLHKARIIHKDIKPDNILINPETKVIKIIDFSIASLLPREIQFLTNPNILEGTLAYISPEQTGRMNRGIDYRTDFYSLGVTFFELLTGKLPFDTADSMRLVHCHIAKEVPVISTINPKVPTILSEIISRLMAKNAEDRYQSDRGLCHDLQECYRQWQSTGEILPFQLGSQDICDRFLIPEKLYGRETAVDTLLQSYDRVSHGCKEMILVAGCSGVGKTAVVNEVHKPMLKRQSFFIKGKFDQFQKDIPFFALVEAFRDLIKQILTETDESIENRKSQILQALGEQAKVITDLIPELELIIGEQSPAPELSGSAAQNRFNRLFQRFIQVFTKKEHPLVIFLDDLQWADTASLQFIQLMMSQNHQTNGTSESEEDSSLLFIGAYRDNEVSKSHPLCLTLNEIQKSGLNIQTISLNSLSQGDLNQLIADTLHSSISYATPLTQMIFAKTQGNPFFVNQFIKLLYQEELIRFNYEERFWEYQLIKIQALALTNDVVEFMANQLQKLPENTQSILQLAACIGNQFDLKTLGIIRQKSDTEIASDLWSALVEGLIIPQNEISKLVVAGKSLQDSPINNPFIYSETPEYKFVHDRVQQAAYSLIPDSKKQLIHWKIGHTLLQDTSLEEREDKIFLIVNQFNQSLLLIVDEKERQSLAEMNLLAGKKALTSTAYEAAFNYLNTGIELLSEKAWKYQYNLTLALHETAAEASYLCGEFKQAEKFIEVIISDTKNILDSIKAYEIKIQLYGAQNQAKEAIRIALFILNKLGADFPDNPSVTDIQLSMESVRLLIHEEKIEDLVNLPEMQEEKAKGCMQILSSIVALVYQATPEIFPLVVCKQVELSLIKGNSPFSAFGYLMYGVMLCSTIETLETGYKFGKLSIELLNKNYAKEVKAKVLVVFNVVIRHWYEDLKQVLNPLLNAYVVGLEVGDLEYSAYAIKHYSSCSFMVGKELNDLKKEISNYLNSIYNLNQEIIYLWCSLDNQIVLNLLGEADNVCKLSGESYDEEKMYITHIQKNDIMGLFNLYLAKLQLCYLFNELMEAVEHSSTAEKYIIGVVGQASFSIYHFYDSLTNLAIYIDTEEENKNPILSRIKSNQEKMEHWAKHAPMNYLHKYHLVEAEKNRVLGNKLEAIELYDRAIQGAKENQYTQEEALANELAAKFYLTWEKEKIAQSYMIEAYYAYSRWGAKAKVDDLEKRYPQLLSPILHKEVINLPSPKSSISTIHQTLHTLQTFSNLNISQTLLGSHTTVSDSLDMASIITASQAVSGEIELDKLISTFMTVVMENVGASKCVLILQESGDRATPHSSSDRAMLHPSGDRSKFNIAALSRTSSQQVILTEFLGIPFQESTEVPVSMINYVKRTGERILIDDATTEEFLGSENYIRLSQAKSIICVPVVNQGKMLGIVYLENNLTVKAFTQARIRLLNLLMTQAAISLENAMLYQDLTQAKENLEEYNHTLEAKVACRTQELNDKNQCLEKTLLELQNTQAQLIQSEKMSSLGQMVAGVAHEINNPVNFIHGNVKHARDYVQDLLEMIEVYQQEYPTPTDLVVETAENIDIEFLLTDLPKLLDSMEIGATRIRDIVLGLRNFSRLDESDMKAVDIHEGIDSTLMILQHRLKGKTESSTGSILPEIQVVKQYTNLPEINCYAGQLNQVFMNILSNAIDAVEDSVIKGLKENVSGSGNPSVSNYLPRITIRTEMKDTNTVRVAIADNGSGISENIRQKIFDPFFTTKPVGSGTGLGLAISYQIIVDKHHGLLLCESTLGEGSEFIIELPIMM, from the coding sequence ATGTTAGTTCCAACCGATAAGCTCAATATTCTGCCTGGATATAATTTCGTTGAGAAGCTCTACTCTGGGATTAAAACCGTTGTTTGTCGCGCGATTCGGAAAGAAGATAATCAAAGCGTGATTATCAAGCTCATGCGAAGCGAATATCCTACCTTCAGTGAAATTGTGCAATTTCGGAATCAGTATACTATTACCAAAAATATAGATATTCCTGGTGTAGTTAAATCCTATGCCCTGGAAACCTACGGTAATGGTTACGCAATTATCATGGAAGATTTTCGTGGTATTTCCCTCTTGAATTATATGGCAACCCTGAGTCAATCTATGCATACCAGGGAATTATCAATTCAAGACTTTCTACCTATAGCGATTCAGATAATACAAATTCTCGGGCAACTCCACAAAGCCAGAATAATTCATAAAGATATTAAACCAGATAATATTCTGATTAATCCTGAAACTAAAGTTATTAAAATTATTGATTTTAGTATAGCCTCTCTCCTCCCCAGAGAAATTCAATTTCTCACCAATCCAAATATTTTAGAAGGAACTTTGGCATATATTTCTCCAGAGCAAACTGGAAGAATGAATCGGGGTATAGACTACCGTACTGACTTTTATTCTTTGGGTGTGACATTTTTTGAACTCTTGACAGGGAAATTACCCTTTGACACAGCAGATTCCATGAGATTAGTTCACTGTCATATAGCCAAAGAAGTTCCTGTAATTAGCACAATTAACCCGAAGGTACCAACTATTCTCTCGGAAATCATCAGTAGATTGATGGCAAAAAATGCCGAAGATCGTTATCAGAGCGATCGCGGACTATGTCATGATCTCCAAGAATGCTACCGTCAATGGCAAAGTACTGGGGAAATCTTACCCTTTCAACTAGGAAGTCAAGATATTTGCGATCGCTTTCTCATCCCCGAAAAGCTCTATGGTAGAGAAACCGCAGTGGATACCTTACTACAAAGCTATGACAGAGTTTCCCATGGCTGTAAGGAAATGATTCTTGTGGCAGGATGTTCTGGTGTGGGTAAAACTGCTGTGGTGAACGAAGTTCACAAACCCATGCTCAAAAGACAAAGTTTCTTTATCAAAGGTAAATTTGACCAATTTCAAAAAGATATCCCATTCTTTGCGCTAGTTGAAGCATTCCGTGACTTAATTAAACAAATACTCACAGAAACTGACGAAAGTATTGAAAACCGGAAATCACAAATTCTCCAAGCACTAGGAGAACAAGCAAAAGTGATTACGGATTTAATCCCCGAATTAGAATTGATTATTGGTGAACAATCACCTGCTCCCGAATTATCTGGTAGTGCTGCTCAAAATCGCTTTAACCGACTATTTCAAAGATTTATCCAAGTCTTTACTAAAAAAGAACATCCCCTAGTAATTTTTCTGGATGATTTGCAATGGGCAGATACCGCATCCTTGCAGTTTATCCAACTAATGATGAGTCAAAATCACCAAACAAACGGAACAAGTGAATCTGAAGAGGACAGTAGCTTACTATTCATAGGAGCCTATCGTGATAATGAAGTCAGCAAAAGCCATCCTCTATGCTTAACCCTAAATGAAATTCAAAAGTCAGGCTTAAATATTCAGACAATTAGCCTTAATAGCTTAAGTCAAGGTGATTTGAATCAGTTAATTGCTGACACCTTACATAGCAGCATATCCTATGCTACTCCCTTGACACAAATGATATTTGCTAAAACCCAAGGTAATCCATTTTTTGTCAACCAATTTATTAAATTATTATATCAGGAAGAATTAATAAGATTCAACTATGAAGAGCGTTTTTGGGAATATCAATTAATTAAAATTCAAGCATTAGCTTTAACTAATGATGTTGTTGAATTTATGGCAAATCAGTTGCAGAAACTACCAGAGAATACCCAAAGTATTTTGCAACTAGCTGCTTGTATTGGAAATCAGTTTGATTTAAAAACCCTAGGAATTATTCGTCAAAAATCAGATACAGAAATAGCTTCAGATTTGTGGTCAGCTTTAGTTGAAGGTTTAATCATACCACAGAATGAAATCAGTAAGCTAGTTGTAGCTGGCAAATCTCTACAGGATTCTCCAATAAATAATCCATTTATTTATTCAGAGACTCCGGAATATAAATTTGTTCATGATAGAGTTCAACAAGCTGCCTATTCTCTGATTCCAGATAGTAAAAAACAGCTAATTCACTGGAAAATTGGGCATACATTATTACAAGATACATCCTTAGAAGAACGAGAAGATAAGATTTTTCTCATAGTGAATCAGTTCAATCAATCTTTACTATTAATTGTTGATGAGAAAGAAAGGCAATCGCTTGCAGAAATGAATTTACTCGCGGGTAAAAAAGCCTTAACCTCAACTGCATACGAAGCAGCTTTTAACTATTTAAATACTGGAATAGAATTACTTTCAGAAAAAGCCTGGAAATATCAGTATAATTTAACTTTAGCTTTACATGAAACAGCCGCAGAAGCAAGCTATTTATGTGGAGAATTTAAGCAGGCTGAGAAGTTCATTGAAGTGATTATATCAGATACTAAAAACATATTAGATAGTATTAAAGCTTATGAGATAAAAATTCAATTGTACGGGGCACAAAATCAAGCAAAAGAAGCCATCAGAATAGCACTATTTATTCTTAATAAACTAGGAGCCGATTTTCCAGATAACCCAAGTGTCACAGATATACAATTATCAATGGAATCAGTGAGATTGCTCATTCATGAAGAAAAGATAGAAGATTTAGTTAATTTACCTGAAATGCAAGAAGAAAAAGCAAAAGGTTGCATGCAAATTCTATCATCTATCGTTGCTCTTGTCTATCAAGCTACTCCAGAAATATTTCCATTAGTTGTATGCAAACAAGTTGAATTATCACTTATTAAAGGAAATTCTCCTTTTTCTGCATTTGGATATCTGATGTATGGAGTAATGCTTTGTAGCACAATTGAAACATTAGAAACAGGTTACAAGTTTGGCAAGTTATCTATAGAATTATTAAATAAAAATTATGCCAAAGAAGTAAAAGCTAAAGTTTTAGTTGTATTTAATGTTGTGATTAGACATTGGTATGAAGACCTAAAACAAGTTCTTAATCCATTGCTAAATGCTTACGTTGTAGGATTGGAGGTGGGAGATTTAGAATATTCTGCCTATGCGATTAAGCATTATTCTTCTTGCTCTTTCATGGTAGGCAAAGAACTTAATGACTTAAAAAAGGAAATCTCTAATTATCTTAATTCAATTTATAATCTCAATCAGGAAATTATATATTTATGGTGTAGTCTTGATAATCAAATAGTATTAAATCTCCTTGGAGAAGCAGATAATGTTTGTAAATTGAGTGGTGAATCATATGATGAAGAAAAAATGTATATAACCCATATACAAAAAAATGATATTATGGGTTTGTTTAATTTATATTTAGCGAAACTACAACTTTGCTACTTATTTAATGAATTAATGGAAGCAGTTGAGCATTCTTCTACGGCTGAAAAATATATAATTGGAGTTGTTGGACAAGCAAGCTTCTCAATTTATCATTTCTATGATTCATTAACCAATCTTGCTATCTACATAGACACAGAAGAAGAAAATAAAAATCCTATTTTATCAAGGATTAAATCCAATCAAGAGAAAATGGAACATTGGGCAAAACACGCACCAATGAACTATCTGCATAAATATCACTTAGTAGAGGCAGAAAAAAATCGGGTATTAGGTAATAAGCTGGAAGCAATAGAGTTATACGATCGCGCTATTCAGGGAGCGAAAGAAAATCAGTATACCCAAGAAGAAGCACTAGCAAACGAATTAGCAGCTAAATTCTATCTCACATGGGAAAAGGAAAAAATAGCTCAAAGCTATATGATTGAAGCCTATTATGCTTATAGTCGTTGGGGAGCAAAGGCAAAAGTTGATGATTTAGAAAAACGCTATCCACAGTTACTCTCTCCAATCCTGCACAAAGAGGTAATTAATCTCCCTAGTCCAAAAAGTAGTATTTCTACTATTCATCAAACTCTACACACTCTGCAAACTTTTAGTAATTTGAATATAAGTCAAACACTTCTTGGTTCTCATACTACTGTCAGTGACTCCTTAGATATGGCATCTATTATTACCGCTTCTCAAGCAGTGTCTGGAGAAATTGAATTGGATAAACTCATCTCTACTTTTATGACAGTAGTGATGGAAAATGTCGGAGCATCTAAATGTGTTTTGATATTACAAGAAAGTGGTGATAGAGCTACACCCCATTCTTCGAGCGATAGAGCTATGCTCCACCCTTCGGGCGATCGCTCAAAATTTAATATTGCTGCTCTCAGTCGTACTTCTTCCCAACAAGTCATTTTAACTGAGTTTCTGGGTATACCCTTTCAGGAAAGTACAGAAGTTCCGGTGAGTATGATTAACTATGTCAAGCGCACAGGAGAGAGGATACTAATCGATGATGCCACAACAGAAGAATTTTTAGGTAGTGAAAACTATATTCGACTATCGCAAGCTAAGAGTATTATCTGTGTGCCAGTTGTCAATCAAGGCAAGATGTTAGGAATTGTCTATCTAGAAAATAATCTTACAGTTAAAGCATTTACCCAAGCTAGAATCAGATTATTAAATCTCTTGATGACACAAGCAGCAATCTCTCTTGAAAATGCGATGCTTTATCAAGATTTGACACAAGCAAAAGAAAATTTAGAAGAATATAATCATACACTCGAAGCAAAGGTAGCTTGCAGAACTCAGGAACTAAATGATAAAAATCAATGTTTAGAAAAAACATTACTGGAGTTACAAAATACCCAAGCTCAATTAATTCAAAGTGAGAAAATGTCATCTCTTGGTCAAATGGTAGCAGGAGTTGCCCATGAGATAAATAATCCAGTTAATTTTATCCATGGCAATGTTAAACATGCACGAGATTATGTTCAAGATTTGTTAGAAATGATAGAAGTTTACCAGCAAGAATATCCTACTCCCACAGATTTAGTGGTAGAAACTGCTGAAAATATAGATATAGAATTTTTGCTAACAGATTTACCCAAGTTGCTCGATTCTATGGAAATAGGAGCAACTCGTATTCGTGATATTGTTTTGGGTTTACGCAATTTTTCCCGTTTGGATGAGTCAGATATGAAAGCTGTAGATATCCATGAGGGAATTGATAGTACTTTAATGATTTTACAACATCGCTTAAAGGGTAAAACGGAATCTTCTACTGGAAGTATTCTTCCAGAAATTCAAGTTGTGAAACAATACACAAATTTACCGGAAATTAATTGCTATGCAGGGCAATTAAATCAGGTATTTATGAACATTTTAAGTAATGCAATTGATGCAGTAGAAGATTCCGTAATAAAGGGTTTAAAAGAGAATGTCAGTGGAAGTGGGAATCCATCCGTCAGTAATTACCTACCCAGGATTACTATTCGCACAGAAATGAAGGATACTAATACCGTCAGAGTTGCTATTGCTGATAACGGTTCGGGAATCAGTGAGAATATCAGGCAGAAAATTTTCGATCCCTTTTTCACAACTAAACCTGTGGGAAGCGGTACCGGATTAGGATTAGCTATTAGTTATCAAATTATCGTTGATAAGCATCACGGGTTATTGTTATGTGAGTCCACTCTTGGTGAAGGTTCAGAGTTTATAATTGAACTTCCGATTATGATGTGA